In Lolium rigidum isolate FL_2022 chromosome 3, APGP_CSIRO_Lrig_0.1, whole genome shotgun sequence, the genomic window TCTATAAAATAGAACCTTTTGTGGTCTCATTCTTGTTTATTCTTAACTTCTTGTTGATGTAGCAGCCATCAAAAGTATGAGTCGGTGAAAAGTTATTCACTTGTTTTTTCAGCTATGACATACCAAACTCTATATAACTGCTTACATTGTCGGTTTTCCCAGGTTATGCACTTGCTTTGGACATGTCGTCGAATGATCTGCAATCCGCTTCTAAGGTTTGCAGTAACAGCTGTAGCTTTCTTTGGTCTTGTTCTACCTATCATATTTTGTTGCTTGTTTCCATCTCCCATTGCCGGTAGTTGTTGGAAGTCTAAATATGGATAGATCATTCAAGTTATGCAAAATAAATTTAGCAAAAGATACATCATGATCTTTGAAGTTTCTCCTTCCCAGTGATCAGGTCAATTAGTTGTTGAAATATGGGTGTGAACATTTGACCTGCGTAAACAAATTCACCAATAAACAACATGATGTATTCTCAAAAGTTGCATGTTTGTGCAATCATTTGAAGAAACACAAACCTGCTAGTTCCGTTTTGGCATGTGGTTACTTCTTGTAATCTTTCCATCCAGCAAATTTGACATAATGGTTTTAGGCCTATCTTTGTGCAGAACTTGTAGTAACTACTGATCAGCATGCCCTTATATAAGCTATAAGTAAACGCACAGTCCCATAGTGTAACACATATTTTTTCTCTTCTCAAACTTTCCGTAGTTATAACAAATGAAATTTGTAGTCTGCAGGTCTTCCGTGGACTTTGGGTAAAGTACAGGACACGTTTACTCCAATTAGTGCGGTGGTAAGCAATGCTTTCTCTTACCCAGACATGAGgacattattacttatatatgtAAATATTTGAGTATAATAAATCCACCTTGCTTTCATTGTGGATGAAAACACATGGAATAAGTCGAGAGCATAAATAAATTTGTGGAAGTGGTAACAACCCTCCGTtgcggtctcatgacatttgataATTCCTTATATCACTTGTGTACCTGAACATTATATAGGTAATTCCATTACCGTGATAATCTATGCTTCTGAATACCATTAACAATGGTTTTCTGTTAAACAGATTCCCAAGTCAGCCATCAAGAATCCCTATGATCTAGAGCTCTGGCTAAAGGTAATTATACAATTATGTGCTGATTCTGTTTATTGCAGCCTGAAGTAATAAAAGTAATGGCAAAAAATTAACAAGCATTAAACAATCATATCCAGGTAGATGATGAACTTAGGCAGAAGGGGCTTACAAGTGATATGATATTCAAGATTCCTTTTCTGATCAGTTATATAAGTTCCATCATGACATTAATGGAGGGTGATGTGATATTGACAGGTAAAGTCTGTTTTTCTTCCTGCTAATGCATCTGTTTTAGTGGCTTAAGGAATATCTTTATCCATTATTCATGGATCCTCTGCAGGCACTCCTCCAGATGGTGTAGGCCCTGTCCGAGTAGGACAGAAGATCAAAGCTGGTATAACTGACCTGATTGATGTAGAGTTTGATGTTCAGAGGCGCATACGCCCATTTTCTAGCTGATTTAGTACGCAAGAACTTATGGTATGCGGCATATTGTTTTGGGCCGTATATGTTGTGTTATGTGGTGTTGCTTGACTTGATCTGAATGCAAGAAAATAATTAAGGTTGGATGCCTATTTGTGCAACTAAAACAATGGTTTTGTATTACCAAATTCATGAAAACGTACTATATGTTGTCATAGAAGTCTTGTCACATGCTACTAACTGAAAATTTCTTCCCAGTCGTGAGATCAGTACTCAGCATAGGCAATGTGACAAAAGACATGAAAAAATAAAAGAGTATTTCATCTGCGTGACTATGATTGTGCTTTTGGGTCAAATGGGTTGGTTAGCTTACATGTACAACTTCAATAGTAGGTACTGTCGTATTCGACTGTCTACCTGAAACAATAATAACAGTGGATATAATCATCGGCATGTGCTGTGTGCGATTGAGTGTAGGCACATTTCTTGATCATTTCTAATTTCTCAAAGAAACGCcgatttgcaaataatctggagttCTTCTGGTTAGCAAACTGTGCCTTCATAAACTTGGGTGGCACCTATTTATTTCTCACAGAAAAGAAGAGTGTGAATGATGCCAAAACATGTACATGCCCTGTTCCATTGGCACATCATGGACTTCAAGACCCCATCCCATAGGCAAGGGCTTAGTATGCGGTTGCTGAAGTGTGTTGTGTTAAACATTATAAACTTCTGTAGAAAGGTAGCTGTGGAAAAGTTAGTTCTGCTGACCTTGCGTTGTTGACTGCTCATTATATGTCAACATTAGTATTATTAAATTCGTGAAAACGTACTATATGTTTGCATGGAATTCCTGTTGCACCCGACTCACTGAAAATGTTGTCCGTTGTGAGGTTGATACTGTATGTAAACATAGGCTTCCAATGTGATGGAATCCGTTTTCGTTTCCGTAAAAAACAttctgttttctttcttattttgcaAAATTCTGTTTCCATTTCCCTATTTCCATTCTGTTTCTGTTTTCCCTGCCGAAAATCGGAAACTTTCCACCCCATGTTCACCCCTACTTGCAACACTGGAGGAATGGCTGGCAGTGCTGGACCTTGCCGCTCTACCTAGGTCTGTCGGACAGGTCGCCTCCAATATTGATCAATCCGAGAGACACAGAGGCGGATCCTCAGTCTTGAGACGGGCCAAGATAGAGAGATAATTCTCCCTAGAAAGATCTTGTGGACCATCCGGAATCACACACTGGAACTTTGGAGTTCCTTAGACCATCATTGTGAATATTTAGAAGATTAGAATCTACTTGGTCTAGAGAGGGGTTGTCTTCTCATTACTGATGTCTCCTATTCTCCACATCAACTTTCTCACAGTTTCCTATGTTTTGTCTCATATCTCCAGGCCAGCTAGCGGTTCCTGTTTTCGTCAGGTAAAGGGTGTATCGTCTACTCAACATTGAGCTAGTAGACTAGCGGTATCAGTATATATTCACACACACACTGGTGCATTAACACATGGTTGGTGTGCATGTACTATTTTTACATTGATAACTTGCTACTCGCTCCAGGACGAATTACATACTACAGAAAATACCTACCACATCATGGGACCCACCCCATAGGCAAAGAGCTTAGTCTGTGGTTGCTAAAGTGAGTTGTGTTGAATATTATGAACTTCTGCATAAACAGCGGTGTGGAAAAGTTACTGTTCTGTTTGACAAACTAGAGTAACTTATTGTTGAAGTTGCGAGTCTGGTTTACATGAATGTTTGCAGCACATTATAATTTCTTTTGAATGGTGAATGTTCCTTCACAACTAAACAGCTTATCGTAATCGTGATTCGGTTGTTCCTGCTCACCTGCTATTGTGACTCTCTTATTGTTTAAACTCTTAGCAGTGTTCCATTGTGGTAGCAAGTCAATCAATAGCGGAAATAATCCAGTTCAACATAATTTCACTAAACACATTGGGTTCAACAAACTCTTCATTGAGGAGAAGATAGACTCTTGGATATTGGAGCTTCAATCCTTTACGAAAGGACAGGGccttgtgagggcatgacaatatgTAACAAATAAACATGAATTCATCTTTAGCTCATCTTTAGCTCCAAACTGTGGGGAGTAAAGTGTAAAATGGATTGAATAAAGAGTTGTGGTGCTCTCTCCTCAAGATACACACGAATTTCCCCATCTGCtatttaataataataataataataacatttCCCAAATTAAGTTAGTACTGGATATATGATGTTGCCACTTGGAGCAAGGGACATTTGCGCTTTTCAATCAACCTGGTGCAAAGCATCAATCAGCTACACATGGCAACGTTAGTCGTTGTTGCCTGCCAAATGTCTTGTTCTCTGTTCATAGGAACTATATATGTTTCTGTATATACATCCTAATGGCTGATACTATATAGATCAGTTATGACCACTTGTGCACCCATTGGAAAGTTTTGACCTGATATCCTTTTGTTTTGAGGTTATTTCTATGTCACTAATTCGCTATTGCCGTAGTATTTACTCTAGAAAAACGTTGGAAGGAGACTGTCATGTGAGACGGTACCTAAAGCTAAAACCATATCTGTGAATGTAGCTGGCGTGTAGTGTAGGTGTAGGTACCCATTTGATGTCATTTTTATGCCAGGAGTCATGGGTATCTCAGTTCTTGTTTGACCATGTCGCACTTATAGGCTGGAAGGGGTACTCCACAGGTAACTATATTTGACCTGGGCTGGACTAATGTGTTTGTGGGGCAGTTGAAAAGGAGATGCAAGGCTTAAGTAAGTCAAGTATAGTCAACAGCAAGATGAACTATAGACATCGCTACCATCAGGGTAGCAGAATTGGTCCCAAGATAGTTCATTCCTTGCTGTTGCACACGCATGATTTGGAGCCTTGGAGGCTGGAGCAACTACGGTACTTGGTTAAACTATATCCGATGTCCATATCATTCACGCGTTTGCTCAGCGTATTTTTGGTCTGTTCTGCTCGTCTGTCTCCAGTGACTTCACCTGCTCTAACCAAGTAACCAGAGATCAGGTTTCAGATGATTACACAAAACTTTAAGCTTGAAAAAACGGGCCGTGTGGAAAGCGCATTATGCCGCATTGGATACGCCGTCATTATCTTGACAGTTTCGTCAGGCGTTACCGCTACAAACACAGGCGACGAGAGAAACCGTTGCTGATTTAACAAATTGGAATTTGGAAACAGGGACACCAGCTGTAGTCTCTAGATGGCCCTCCGAGGTTTACCGTCCCTACTTGATGTTGTTTACATTTGCCCCAGGAGCGACCATCCGACATGCCTTGTGATCATAACTCGGTTTTGATCTCTTCCAAAATTGCGGCGTGAATTTCCTTCGCTCTGTGATCAACTGTGGCAGGAGTTGCTTGGAAATGGTTGCACAGCAAGACTGATATATATGCATTCTATACGTACGTTCCTACACGGCTATGAGTAATGTCCCAATAATGATTTTGTAAAGTGAGGTGGAGGATGTCTCGTTGTTCCTAATTGTAAGGTAGACCATTTACAGTTTTGATGCGTGCTCAGTTTCTAAGACGACACCGTGTATATGCTAGACCCTATTCGTGTAATCTTATTGACAACCGCTGTAGTAGCATGTTCATACTAATTTGACATATTATAAGGTAATAAAACTCTCGACCTTTGCATTCAAAAGGTATACTGAATTCGAAGCTACAAACTTTCACCGTATGATTGAAAATTCCAGTTTTGGTTTAGTGAAACAGAACAAAGTATAGGCGTGACGGCTTACACCTATGGAAGTAAGAATATGGTGGCTGATTGGCTGGCATGATGTGTGACTACATTTTGTGTTGAATCTAACTTGCTCTCGAGACCTTTCGGCGCTGGATTCTCACTAAACAAATTGATGTAGCATCAAGAATTCAAGACGCACTCCCTGACTGATTCAATTCCTTAAACGTAGTTGTAGATAAATTATTTGCAAACAAGAAGACGTCTAGTAAGCACCAAAAGCTGATGTTTGGACGTATTATGGACCTTGTCAAAGCATAAAATGAATTATTTAGTATGTGTCCACGCATGTAGGGAAGTTTTAATATGAACCTGTGTCTGTAACTCTGTATAAACCTGGCAATTTCTAATTCTGTAAAATATAATACCTGCAAGTTCGAAAATTTTGTGAAAATGAAGTGTGTGTAGAGAAGATGTACTTGAGAAATTTCGTAAAGATTATACGATTGGCTGGTTTGCTTTCTGTAACTTGAAATTTTATGAAACAAGGTAAGTAACTTATCGATTTTTTTCCTTGGCAAGTGATCACATATTCGTACCAAATGTTACATGGATACTTGTATGCTTGTCCCAATCAGATTGATTAGAAAAAAGTGCCCTTCTATTCTATGAaggtcatgttttttttttgcttgccaCGCGACAAGTGGTGTGCCCGTGAGCGAGTCCTCCACATGAGTGGTTCCCCATGAACTACTTGTCACCGGCTAGCCCATTGCTTTAGATGCACTGACTTGTGACTTCCATCTCGGAAGCGCACTGCCTTAACTGCATGTTCTATATTATGTTTGTTTGTGATATCTCTTTGGGTGTATTATGTTTATCTGTATAGCCTTTTAAATGTACCTTGTTGCGTCCCGCTAGTGCACTGCCCTAACTATAGGGTTTTCGCCGACTTTAGATGCACTATCTATTTTTGGTGTTCTTTTGCACTTTGTTGACGTGCAGTTTAAGTGAACTATCTTTGTGTACTCTCTACCTTTAAAAATACTTCACATAGTAGGTTACCTTCGAACAAGCCTATAACCAACCATTAAACTATCAACATATAATTTTGTGATGCAAAATGATAACCACATATAAGTACTTACGATTGAAAACCATGCCAAGTCAGCGTTGATACCGCTTTGGGTGAATTGACTGGAGAATTGCATCCACCAGCCAGTTCATAGGAAAGCTTGCACGTATATACTCTAACAGTTATCCTCACATGTGGTTACCTCAAGCCTAAACTTGGACCAAAAGTATGATGCAATTGAACATAAGGTGTGGAGGCGAACATACGCAAGTAAGGGCGGCCAGGGATGCGAGTagatttttcttttcattttatatttttgccTGAAGGTTGAGTCACATCTTACTTGTGATTGAAACCACGCCAAGTCAGCACCAatatgttgaatatataagcaaatatccatatgaaataatccgtacaagtaaatgataaatcatgactatgaaaacagcaaataaactaatcatgcagactagtaagatagatgaacagatcacatctaaacaagataagccgatcgcatctaccacagaaactagaagaagaaactctaacagaaactgaaagagagacgacaacatAACATACTTTGCAACAgcatcgttgtcgcccatgttgaggttgccgaagaagtcgctgaggtccgggaagaagttgtcggtgtggaggaactcgtcgtccgatgacgatgtcgtgatgccagtagtcgcgccggagcgctccccaaaaacctgattgcccctcacccgtacaggttcatgagaggcagggttccgaaggcctactgtcccggcagtcggtgcacgccgacggacgggatgaggaagacgaagacggcggcgcaatgaactggaaacaggtagtggcGTATGCGTCTAGTCTAGACTAGGGTtggcgtccgcgcttatatagtgcggttcgggaaggtcgtggggcgcagcccacgtccgagtcggcacagccacgatccagaaaaaccggaaggcaaaacggctgagtaacgcgtccgttaatgactcaaaattgattacacaattaatttcccaaacagcaaaaaagataagctcggctcggcgagattcccgcaacccgctgcgcgtcgtgacgaggcgaggcgggcggcggaggaggaggagtgcgcgagggctctctctcttctcactcacttactaggactagaacagcccaccttatataccactccaactctctcccaactagcaaggtgggactaaactttagcccccactagtgctgccactgattattggaatgggccatgtgagtttcagaatttgataatgggccatgggccaaaggccaaatgtccCAAAATTctagcaatcccccacaaactctcattggcacatttcatcaataagtttccagaacattgttttatataccggtatgtcgtggagactgttaagttgaactttcacttaaagcttcatattacactagattgcaacttggatagtggactatgccttgaactacaagttttctgcgcactagcttcatacaaagcctagaccgatactaggctgccgtgagtcttcctcgcggtttggagcttatacgtcatactccagggcctttcatgagtttactagagagcacccaactctcatagattgcgacatttaacaatcagactcatataggtgtgttcttcaaaagatgttctgcaggacaacatctctgctaaaataagccacttagaacacattaagataattattaacctgccatgcagattaggagagtattgcatcttacagagtggtaaaattgctatagggatatatactctcctcccagctgaccaacagcttatctcccagctctaattcacgggatctccgatcacatagagtgggttaccaccgtgggcagctcctagtgtgggtctcatacccatctccctcgatgcattttctatcacatttcgtgatagtccctttgtgaaggggtctgccaggtttctagacgtatggatataatccaacgctataactccggagtttctcatttttctgacagttttcagtctcctcttcacatgccttgatgacttcatattatccttagaactgtttactttgacgatcacagtttgattatcacagttcataggaatagcgggtattggtttctcaaccacaggtaagtccatcaagagctcacgaagccactctgattatcacactaggatcataaggcgttggagaagatttgcagtcgctatacccgaagcgactcaggatcttttccacatagctagtgggactgaagcagtgtaatcccaccatcgtcatccttcagcagcttgatgtttaagatcacat contains:
- the LOC124699507 gene encoding probable acylpyruvase FAHD2, mitochondrial isoform X2 — protein: MATAAAQRLLAASTKIVGAGRNYISRAKDASNPVLKEPVLFLKPTTSFLHAGPAAGPIEVPEPLESLHHEVELAVVISKRARDVPEASAMDFVGGYALALDMSSNDLQSASKSAGLPWTLGKVQDTFTPISAVIPKSAIKNPYDLELWLKVDDELRQKGLTSDMIFKIPFLISYISSIMTLMEGDVILTDGVGPVRVGQKIKAGITDLIDVEFDVQRRIRPFSS
- the LOC124699507 gene encoding probable acylpyruvase FAHD2, mitochondrial isoform X1, which codes for MATAAAQRLLAASTKIVGAGRNYISRAKDASNPVLKEPVLFLKPTTSFLHAGPAAGPIEVPEPLESLHHEVELAVVISKRARDVPEASAMDFVGGYALALDMSSNDLQSASKSAGLPWTLGKVQDTFTPISAVIPKSAIKNPYDLELWLKVDDELRQKGLTSDMIFKIPFLISYISSIMTLMEGDVILTGTPPDGVGPVRVGQKIKAGITDLIDVEFDVQRRIRPFSS